The Erpetoichthys calabaricus chromosome 13, fErpCal1.3, whole genome shotgun sequence genome has a window encoding:
- the LOC114663898 gene encoding eomesodermin-like, which translates to MLLAWRTAIVRAGLSSRARRWMQLGEALLPNAAISLPKTFYNLSASENNSPGSTTLDFHDIERTESEQENGQKKFMGSNMLSEADGDNFSGAKPGADGRKGSPAVAEEELAGSNRYNLDGLVSERYFLSPSAQQTPEVGGPCSLYPYAGQPASVYPGSNGTRYPASLHYGSMLPPAGFSSAVCAGRNQFGSGYQFGQGPGSLYTSYVGSGSTIGSLSLAGAGTGVRAQVYLCNRPLWLKFHRHQTEMIITKQGRRMFPFLSFNITGLNLTAHYNVFVEVVLADPNHWRFQGGKWVTCGKADNNMQGNKMYVHPESPNTGAHWMRQEISFGKLKLTNNKGANNNSTQMIVLQSLHKYQPRLHIVEVTEEGVEDISNESKTQTFTFPETQFIAVTAYQNTDITQLKIDHNPFAKGFRDNYDSMYTAPENDRLTPSPTDSPRSHQIVPGARYTVQPFFQEQFVNNLPPARFYGGERTVPQTNGILSPQNEDANGPSAQRWFVTPVQQSGSNKLDLTYETDYSASSLLPYGIKSLPLQPSHALGYYPDSAFASMAAGWGTRGTYQRKITTGLPWSPRPSPTGFPEDHLSSKDKLREESSSWIEAAPVKSLDSADSATYPGVCKRRRISPSSSSTENSPTIKCEDISSDEYGKENSKAMGYYAFYASP; encoded by the exons ATGCTGCTGGCCTGGCGCACCGCCATCGTCCGAGCCGGCCTGTCAAGCAGAGCACGTCGGTG GATGCAGTTAGGAGAAGCGCTTCTTCCCAACGCCGCCATCAGTTTACCCAAGACTTTCTACAACTTGTCAGCCTCTGAGAATAACAGCCCGGGCTCGACAACCCTCGACTTCCACGACATCGAGCGGACAGAGTCGGAGCAAGAAAACGGCCAGAAAAAGTTCATGGGCAGCAACATGTTGAGCGAGGCGGACGGCGACAATTTCTCTGGAGCCAAGCCTGGCGCTGATGGACGCAAAGGCTCCCCGGCCGTGGCGGAGGAAGAGCTGGCGGGCAGCAACCGCTACAACCTGGACGGCCTGGTCTCGGAGCGCTACTTCCTCTCGCCCTCCGCCCAGCAGACCCCCGAGGTGGGCGGCCCCTGCTCCCTGTACCCCTACGCTGGCCAGCCGGCCTCGGTGTACCCGGGCTCGAACGGCACGCGCTACCCGGCCTCCCTGCACTATGGATCTATGCTGCCGCCGGCCGGCTTCTCCTCGGCCGTGTGCGCGGGAAGGAACCAGTTCGGCTCGGGCTACCAGTTTGGCCAGGGCCCGGGGTCGCTGTACACCTCGTACGTGGGCTCGGGGTCCACCATCGGCTCGCTGTCGCTGGCGGGGGCCGGCACGGGAGTGCGGGCGCAGGTCTACTTGTGTAACCGGCCCTTGTGGCTCAAGTTCCACCGGCACCAGACGGAGATGATCATCACCAAGCAGGGCAG GCGCATGTTCCCGTTCCTGAGTTTTAACATCACCGGCCTGAACCTCACAGCCCACTACAACGTTTTTGTTGAGGTTGTGCTGGCAGACCCCAACCACTGGCGCTTCCAGGGAGGCAAATGGGTGACGTGCGGCAAGGCGGACAACAACATGCAAG GTAACAAGATGTACGTCCACCCGGAGTCCCCGAACACCGGAGCCCACTGGATGAGGCAGGAGATCTCCTTCGGCAAACTGAAGCTGACCAACAACAAAGGAGCCAACAACAACAGCACTCAG ATGATCGTCCTACAGTCTCTTCACAAATACCAGCCGCGGCTCCACATTGTGGAGGTCACAGAAGAAGGCGTCGAGGACATCAGCAACGAGTCCAAAACGCAGACCTTCACCTTCCCTGAGACGCAGTTCATTGCTGTCACGGCCTACCAGAACACAGAT ATAACCCAGCTGAAGATCGACCACAACCCCTTTGCCAAAGGATTCCGCGACAATTACGATTC GATGTACACGGCCCCCGAGAATGACCGGTTGACGCCGTCCCCGACGGACTCCCCTCGCTCTCATCAGATTGTGCCCGGTGCCCGCTACACCGTGCAGCCCTTCTTTCAAGAGCAGTTTGTCAACAACCTCCCTCCGGCCCGCTTTTACGGAGGCGAACGGACCGTGCCACAGACTAACGGCATCCTCTCCCCACAGAACGAGGATGCCAACGGGCCTTCAGCTCAGAGGTGGTTTGTCACCCCCGTCCAACAAAGCGGCTCCAACAAACTGGACCTTACCTACGAGACGGACTACTCGGCCAGCTCCCTCTTGCCCTATGGCATCAAGTCCCTGCCCTTGCAGCCCTCCCACGCCCTCGGCTACTACCCGGACTCTGCCTTCGCCTCTATGGCAGCTGGCTGGGGCACGAGGGGCACTTACCAGCGCAAGATCACCACGGGCCTTCCCTGGTCCCCCCGGCCCAGCCCCACCGGCTTCCCGGAAGACCACCTGTCCAGTAAAGACAAACTGAGGGAGGAGAGCTCGTCGTGGATCGAGGCGGCCCCCGTCAAGTCCCTGGACTCGGCCGACTCGGCGACGTACCCCGGCGTCTGCAAGCGGCGACGGATCTCGCCGAGCAGCTCGAGCACCGAGAACTCGCCGACCATCAAGTGCGAGGACATTAGTTCTGACGAGTATGGCAAGGAGAATTCAAAAGCCATGGGCTACTACGCCTTCTATGCCAGCCCCTGA